In Paludibacter propionicigenes WB4, the genomic window CCACTATTTTGGTTGCCACAGCTACTGTTATTCTCTCTCCGGTTTTTCCCAACAACAAGCTGTCGTATAATCCTGCACGATGGTGGGGGCGGATCATTTGCAGACTTTGTTTCGTACCGGTAAAGGTGCATGGGTTGGACAAACTGGATCCTAAGCAATCGTATATATTTGCGCTGAATCATCAGAGCTTTTTTGATGTTTTTGTGGTGTATGGGCGGTTGCCTTTTATCTTTAAATGGATGATGAAAGCCGAGCTTCGCAAAATACCCTTTGTAGGTAAAGCCTGCGAGTCGGCCGGTCATATTTTTATCGACCGTACCAATCCGGCTACCATTCTGAAAAGTATGGAGAAAGCCAAGCTACAGTTGTGCAACGGGGTGTCGTTGGTAATTTTCCCTGAAGGAACCCGAACCTATACCGGCGAACTGGGTAAATTTAAACGTGGAGCATTTCAGTTGGCAACCGAGCTGTCGCTGCCCATTGTACCGGTAACGCTCAAGGGTAGTTTCGACCGTATGCCGCGAAATTCGATAAACGTTACGCCCGGTCCGATAGAAATGTTTATTCACGAACCCGTCGATCCTCATCTTTACAGACCCGATCAGTTTCATGAACTAATACAATTTACCCGCGATCAGATACAGTCTGCTTTATGAGGATGATAAACTAATTTTGGGGTTCAAATCAGCTGTTAGCTCTCACACCCGAAAACAGAAAAGATCTCTACTCACATAGAAATCTTCTCTTAATCAATACAACGGAAAAAACACTTTTGATTGTAATTATTAATGACTTTCAATCAGTAAAGTCAAGAGAGAGAGTTTTGTTTAATTCAGTTGGTTTGTTTTAAAAACAACTTTAGTTTAAAAACTCCTATATTGTAAAGTTGAAGAGCTAATTCATTGCTCCAACCAATGTAACTATTGATCGCTTGGGCACAACAAATGACTCGCTGCTTTTTATTCTTGTTAGAGGATTTAAACCTTTCTCTGTTGTGTCGTTGGTAATGTAAGGAGTGAAGTATTTAATTTTCATTCCTTTTACCTGAACTTTATAATTCACATCGCTTGATCCATAATTTATCAGCACTGTCACCAGTTTTTTGTTGGAATTATCGACGTATGAAGATACCATGAGCCCGGTTGGATTATTTATGTCCAGATTTTCTCCTGTTACTCCTACGCGTATAGAACCGGGTCTGATAAACCGGCTGAAATTACCGAAAGCCCACAATAACTTGCTTTCTTCAATTTTTCCATCGGTTTTATTTTTGTCAATGTATATCAAGCCGTCTTTATAATCATACACAGACACAGCTAACCACCATTGCCATGTCGAAGCGTTGGCAACCGCGAGGTCGTAGTGAATTATTCTTGCTACGTATAAAGCAGTATTCATTCCTAAGTCTTTTCCGCTTCCTGCAATTTCTTCCTGATCGCCCAAAATGCAATACTCGCTTTGCCAGAAGGCTAAAGGTATAGATGCTTCGGTGAGTTTGTTCTTTAAGGCTAGTCTGCTAGATGTCATATAACCTACCGGGCCTGTAGTGAAATAGCTATGAGCTGATATACTTTTTTCAACATTGGCCATTGCGCCCAGATAACGGGTTGAGTTTTGATTAAAGAACTCGCTAATCTGATTCCCACGTTCGGCTTTATCCGCTTTCTCGTATAAATAATTCAGTTTCCCGGCTTCGCCAATAATTATCTTTGTGTTTAATTTCTTAGCGCTAATCAACGAGTCAAGCTTTTTAGTAATATCGTATATCTCTTGGTTGGTATAAGGACACCCCTCTTGTTTGTTATCTGCCCAGTCCCATTGCGGCTCATTAAAGGGACTCAGGTAGTTTAATGGAATGCCTTCCTGTTGGAAATGGAGCGCCACGTTAGCCAGAAACTCCGAAAACGCAGTATAATTAGAGGGCAACAGATTAGCATGTATGCCTCCAGCCGAGAAAGATTTTCCGTTTTTAGTGAGCGAAACCGGAGGCGAATTGGTAAATCCAAGAAATTGATTCACTCCTCTTTTTTGTGCAGCTTTTATTAACCAACGTTGTCCGGATTGTTTTGTCCAATCGTATGTGCCGTCAGTATTTAAAAAAGTTTCAGTGGTTTTCCATTCATCACGTAGATTATTTTGCCTTGCGCTTCCTGTACCGATGTTAAACCTCCATAATGACAGCCCAATACCTTTGGGTTGACCATTCTTATTCGTTTCAGTACTGAATAGTAAATCGGCAACCCGGTTACGTTTGGCATCGGGCCATAATCCGACAAATTGCCCTGTCCATGCATCCGAAGCTCCAAAATTCTGAATAGTTTGAAACTTAACGTCAGTATTAATTACAATTACAGGAATCTTCTTATTCGATAAAGCATTGTCAGTAGCCCTGTTTCCTGCATAACCGGTACAAAGAAAGTAAGGCATGATTAAAAACAAAACAATACCGAAAACATGGGAGGTTGTAGATTGTAATTTCATACGCTTATCTTTTTAGGGTCGCAATTTCTGGTTAACAGTATTATTGACTTATCACTTTGAACGGATTCTTTTCCAGGAAAAAACGAAAGTCTTTTACCATTCCTTTGGTACTTTTGTCCGTGCGTGGAAGTATTCTGAATCCTTTTACGTTGATTTCTTTACCCATGTCGATTACAACCTGGTGCGGATGATTTGCTTTGTCTCCAATCTTAGTTTGCCAGATAATGGATTCCTGAATGTCAAATAATTTGTCGGCTCCATTAGCTGCTTTCTCAGT contains:
- a CDS encoding lysophospholipid acyltransferase family protein, with protein sequence MKPKKHPLFSIYQWIVAYPLIALATILVATATVILSPVFPNNKLSYNPARWWGRIICRLCFVPVKVHGLDKLDPKQSYIFALNHQSFFDVFVVYGRLPFIFKWMMKAELRKIPFVGKACESAGHIFIDRTNPATILKSMEKAKLQLCNGVSLVIFPEGTRTYTGELGKFKRGAFQLATELSLPIVPVTLKGSFDRMPRNSINVTPGPIEMFIHEPVDPHLYRPDQFHELIQFTRDQIQSAL
- a CDS encoding glycoside hydrolase; the protein is MKLQSTTSHVFGIVLFLIMPYFLCTGYAGNRATDNALSNKKIPVIVINTDVKFQTIQNFGASDAWTGQFVGLWPDAKRNRVADLLFSTETNKNGQPKGIGLSLWRFNIGTGSARQNNLRDEWKTTETFLNTDGTYDWTKQSGQRWLIKAAQKRGVNQFLGFTNSPPVSLTKNGKSFSAGGIHANLLPSNYTAFSEFLANVALHFQQEGIPLNYLSPFNEPQWDWADNKQEGCPYTNQEIYDITKKLDSLISAKKLNTKIIIGEAGKLNYLYEKADKAERGNQISEFFNQNSTRYLGAMANVEKSISAHSYFTTGPVGYMTSSRLALKNKLTEASIPLAFWQSEYCILGDQEEIAGSGKDLGMNTALYVARIIHYDLAVANASTWQWWLAVSVYDYKDGLIYIDKNKTDGKIEESKLLWAFGNFSRFIRPGSIRVGVTGENLDINNPTGLMVSSYVDNSNKKLVTVLINYGSSDVNYKVQVKGMKIKYFTPYITNDTTEKGLNPLTRIKSSESFVVPKRSIVTLVGAMN